From the Anopheles merus strain MAF chromosome 2L, AmerM5.1, whole genome shotgun sequence genome, the window CCATATTCTATTCTTGCATTCGAGCCATTTCGACGTGGACTTGGAGCTTTTGAGTTGATTTTTACGGAAGTGAAGTGAACATCACTTTGGTGTTCATTTTCTTGACTCGAATCGAAATCTAATTACGATAACAGGCATACTCTATTCTTGCAATTGAGACATCTCGACGTAAAGTTAACTTTGCAGTTCAAGCCTGTAAGCATGTGATAAtcttaaataattaaaatagctTTGGTGGTAACAAGTAGATACTCCATATAGAATTGAAAGCTGTTATCGCTTTGATCGTGCGCCAGATCTCCGAAAAGGTCCTTTTCATCTGATTTAGCAAACTCTGCATCTCCTGTCACCTGGTGGGCCACCATCCTGATTGTTCATATGTTCAGTACCCTACAATATGTGCCACAAGCATCATATCCGGACGGTCCTTGCCACTATCAGGATGTCTTCTTATTCATCACACAGTTCTCCAAGGCCACGATGGATATCTCTTCTCCAAATACTATTCTCCAAGATTTGTCAAGACCAAGTCTTCCAAACAAGACCATTCTAGGGAAAGATGGTATCGACATCAACCCTACCATGGCTCGTCCTGGCGAGTTCCTCCTTGAAGAGCTCCAGAATAATCATCCGTTGCTAAGTGATTTACAGCCATTGATTCGCGTGCCAGTATTCGCATTCTGAAATGGTGTAGCTACTGCTACCGCTGCGCTGACCTTCCACTGGCGGCAACAGCTTTTGTCGCTGCATCGTTCATTTTTCCTTGGAAGTAGCGCTTTTATCTTACAATCAGCTTCCGTGTGGTTGGAAGGGTTTCCATTGCATTTGTAGGAATGAAACTGCCACGTTCTTAAGCAGTTCTTCGATCAATAAGTTTCATATCCATCAGGATAGGATCTGTTGTCTCATCTCTCATCTGCGACTTTCCCAATTTTGCTGGGGATTGCGCTGTGGCATACGAGCGCGCAGGGCAGTTTTCTCGGATAATGCTCGCCTGTACTCTTCCTTGGACGGTGATATATATCCATTCTTGATGCTACCATTATTTCCAGCGCGTTTTTGGCTCCTTTTTTCCTAACGTTGTCCTATCCACAGCAGTTGAAATTTGGTGGTTGTTTACATCCTATTCCTCAGCCTAAAAGCAAACACGTTGAAcgatgtttatttgtttcagttcGAAAGATTCAACTGAGCATTTATGTAAAGACTGTACCTACGGAACCAAGTTTTAGtgaatttttattacaaattaCACCAATTTAACTGAAGAGAAGCACAAAGCAGCAGTATTCTGAACACTCTGCCTGGAAGAAGTGTTGCCAAGATGTGTCAAAATCGCCCAAACAAACGGCCGCACAGCGTGGCGTCAAATGCACATGATGCAAAGTGTATCATTATTTTCATCGAATGTTTCTCATCTTTCAAGTCTGAAAAtgtatttgatttatttattttaattcgtTTGCTTTCATCACTTTATCAATTTTGAGCTGAATCTCCACACAAAcctttaaaataatattctcTCTTTGCTGAACCTCGAACAAACAGTGTGGACATGCCCAGTTGTTTACATTCCAGCTGTCAAACGTGAtttcacgcacaccaacacaatTTATATTCCTCCATTGCCttctcactcacacaccttcgcaaACGACTTCCCACTCGCGTGCGCGCATGTTTTCATCTGtcaaaggaaaacaacaaacctTTGCCGGTTGTACAGTGGAACCAAAACATCCCGCACAAAAATGGGCTTTCGAACGAAATTTGTGCAAGATCTGTGCACAACCGATACGGAAATTTACGAGCAGCTGCTACAGTTCGCACTTAACGAGCACATCTTCCTGCAGAATGTGCAAAACCTACGGAAACTATCGCTCGAAGCCCTGGTGTACGTGTTGCTGATGAAGCAACGTGGAAAGTTACCCGACGTGATGCTGAGTGGGGAAAAGTTCAGTCTCAAAACAATCATGTCCCTCATCCAACAGAACCATTTGCGACTGCAGGGAGACAGTGAAACTTCCCGATGGATCTTGAGCGCTCTAGCACTCACGGTGCTGACCGCAAACGATTCCGAAGCGGTACATTCGGAACTGGACATGTTTGTGAAACGGTTCGATCACGAGCTGCACGAAATACCACTGTACTATGATGTGCTTCAAACGTTCCTCATTTTAGCGAAGGAAGATGCCGAGCTAATGCCGCACTGCTGTCAGCTGAACGGTGAGCAGATGGTTCGTAGGCTAACGTCGGAATCGAAAACCATCCGGATGAAAGCATTGGCCTGTCTGCAAACGCTGCTAGAATTCAATTCCAACCTGTCAGGGAAGTGGCTGTGTGTGCTGCAAAGTCCGAACCTGATGATTGAAAACAAAGTGTTTCTGCTGTTCCAGCTGCTGGAAACATTGCTACGTACAGGTGGCAAGGAAGCGGACATACAGCATACCCTGCAGCTGGACCACGTTTGGAGACTAGTGATCGAAGGCATCACCACCAAGGATGCCGTGTGCCGGAAGGAAACGCTAGCCACTGTCCAGCATGCCATCGGGTACGCGCAACAGTGCGAGCTAGATTTAGCCGGACAGTATTTCAGCTGGTCGCAGGACACATCCGCACAGCTCACCAACGCTTGGCAGTCGTTCGTGACCATAGTGGAGGCGCTGAATGAATCGCAAACCCACCTAATACTACCAGCACTGGAGATGATAGAGAAGGTGCAACCGCTGCATGTCGCATGGAGCAACGTTCTGCTGCGCTTGATACTGCTCCACGAGAATGGACGAGTCGTGAACTACGGATTGAACTACTTTCTCCAGCACCGCTCGTTCGATCCTACCGAGACGGAgctggaaaaacaatttcttgAAGCGTTCAACCGAGCGGCACTGCTAGAAAATGTGCAGGAAATGATCACGAAGCTAAGCGCGTACTACGGGAAGCGGGAAACGTTCGCTTATCTCGTGCAAACGCTACCGGAAATTGAATGGAAATCGGTACAGTACTACTGTCTCGTCCGTGTCATCCACAACGGGGCGGGTGAACTGGCCGGCGAATGCAAACGCTTGAACGAAGCGACTACAATGCTACGATCCCTCACGAACTGTGCTAAACTATGCCACGCCATTAAAAACGTTGCCCTGCGATTCGTTACATTCGTGCTGCTGGTGAAAAGCGTGAATCACTTCAGCGAACCAACGACCGACCCCGGACTACTGCTTGCTGTGGTGGCGGAAATGGAAAAATTTACGCCCATTTTCTCAATCTCGCTGGACCAGTTCCAATCTGAGGCTGGCTGGACGTTCTGTGACCATATTGCTGACACAGCGCTAATGCCGCTGCTCGAGCAGGTTACCGTTGCGGACACGTTCTTCGTCGAGCAAGTGTTGGCGAGCCGGATTGTAGAGCACGGGTGTATCAAAAACGAGCAACTGTTTGACGTACTGATCGATGCGAACTTTTCCGTTTGCTTGAAAGTGTTTCAACTTTTCCCCACGCTAGATCACTTGCTCCGTCGGAAGATTTCGGGTATCGTTCACTCGACGATAAGCAGCATAAAGGtgggcagcaaaacaaacgtcCCAATTCCACACAAAACGTTCACGCTGCTTGCGGAAATGTTCCATTTGAATAGCGCCCAGCATCTATCGACCGAGTTGGACAGTGAGCTGAACCTGCTGCGGCTGCATCTGGAGGAAATCGTTTCCGAACGGTTGCAATGCTTCGATTATGCGCAAGCGAGTGCAAAAGAAACGATACAACTAACGCATCTAATAGCAGCGCAAGGCGATTTCGACCGTACGGTGCATCGGTTCTTTGCCTCCGTCTCGCTGAAAGAGCTCGAAACGAGCTTCGGACGCTATCAGTCAGAGCAACCACCATCGATCGATCAGCTGTACGTGATGATTGCGGAAATTTATCTGCACTGCCGCCAGCGCAGCCCCAGCTACTCGAAAATGTTCACATCGGAAGCCTGTTGGTCGAAACTAATCAACCTGCTCGATGTTGGTAACATTCACGTGCTAACCGTCGTGATCGATATACTTCAAACTGATGGTGAAAAGATAGGATCGGACTGGTACGACGATGAAGCACTCCTGCCGGTGGTGGATCGCTGTTACAGTGAAATCTTAAACTACCGCAAATCCGATCACTTTATGCGGCTGATGGAAAAGTTTGTGCGCATGCTGTTTCAACCGTACGTTGGCTGCCGGCCGGAAACGATCGAACGCGAGGAGATCACCATTTCCTGCTTCGTTACCGGCTACGTGGGCAAGCTGCTCGAGCAGGCCAGCACGATCGGCGGGCTGGCGAATGTCGTGTACGAAAGCATGTACCGTTTGCCGGTGGAGCTGTTGCTCGATTGGCTCGGCTTCGataagctgctgctgcagggcaTCATCTTTGGAGAGGTGCCGAAGCGCGAACAAAAGTATGCCGTAGTTCGTTCTACCCCGTCATAGTTGTTAAATGACGCCCTTTTCTCTTTGCTTTCTATTTGCAGGCTGGAATCGGACGTGATCGATGCCTGCGGTGTGCCTTTACCGTAAGTTGTACCCCTTCAAAATACGTTCcaaaatcattaaaatcattttccaCGCTTGCACACAGCTTCAAACAACACTCCCGGCACCATCTGGCCCAAGCGGACGCGCGGGTTCGCGTACTGTGCGTGCTGGTGCTGTATCGGATCGCGAGCACCAACCACCCGGTAGCGGTCCTGTTCCTGCTCAAGGTGGAGCGCATGCTGATCGAACGCTTCGCGCAACTAACAAAAGCGAAGGAACGCTACTACGCCGACTCCATCACGCACCGGCAGAAGCTCCGCATCGTGCAAGCGCTGTGCGTGGTGCTGAAGCTGACCGGCACCCAGCCGTACCCGGTGCTGAACGCAATGCTGTACGAAACGAACCAGCCCAACATTAACTACCTGTTCGAGCTGATCGTGGCGGACAGCACGATCGACACGCTCACCGTCTGGAACACGCTGCGCAACGAGCAGGTGAAGGTGTCGGGCATACAGTCCGTGTTCGTCATACTGTGGCTGCGCTGCTGCCGGGAGCAGGCGCTCGACGAGCAGTACATCAATCTGCTGCTGCCCTGGACGATGGCACAGAACTTCTCCACCCGGCTGTACGCCCAGATCACGATCAAGAAGCTGCTGGAGCGGTTCGCCCAGCACAACCGTGGGCCGCTCCGGCAGATCTACGACGCGGTCAACAGCTACCTGCGGCAGGGCAATGTGGAGCGCAACATTGAGCGGTGCATGAAGGACTTCCGCTTTGGCGGCGTGCTCGACGGCCACAATTTACTAACGCTCGCGAACGTGTTCCACAACATACCGAAGGTTTCGGACGCACCGGCGGAGGATGTGGTCGGGATGGACGTGCTGCTCGAATGCATCCAAGCGCACGACGGTGGCTGTGGAGCGAAAAATCTGGGCCAGGTGCTTGAGTTTCAGACACTGCCGGCGGAAAAGCGGGAAACCCTGTTCCTTGCCCAATCGTTCGGTGGGTCGGATTTCGTGCAGCGCAAGATAGTGCCGCTAAAGAGCTTGGAACCGAACCCGGAACTGCTGCTCGGTTTGCCGCAACATTTGTGCGCTAAAAAGATGGTACGTTGAGGGCAAGGTTGAGTGCCAGTTAATTGCTGATGCTGATTATTCAATAaatcccgtttttttttttattccaaagGATTGCACCGATGGACTGATCGTGGTGGCCAGTCTCGTTAATCGTGCACCCAACCTCGGCGGGCTTGCACGAACGGGGGAAATATTTGCGATCAAGCAGCTGGTGATCAACTCACTGCAAGACATTGGCAACAAGGAGTTCCAGGCGCTTAGCATGACGGCCGAAAAGTGGCTCAAGATTGGCGAGCTGAAAACACACAGAGTGGTTGAATATCTGCGCGAGATGAAGGAAAAAGGGTACGCGGTGGTGGGGGCAGAACAGAC encodes:
- the LOC121593259 gene encoding uncharacterized protein LOC121593259 isoform X2 — translated: MPHCCQLNGEQMVRRLTSESKTIRMKALACLQTLLEFNSNLSGKWLCVLQSPNLMIENKVFLLFQLLETLLRTGGKEADIQHTLQLDHVWRLVIEGITTKDAVCRKETLATVQHAIGYAQQCELDLAGQYFSWSQDTSAQLTNAWQSFVTIVEALNESQTHLILPALEMIEKVQPLHVAWSNVLLRLILLHENGRVVNYGLNYFLQHRSFDPTETELEKQFLEAFNRAALLENVQEMITKLSAYYGKRETFAYLVQTLPEIEWKSVQYYCLVRVIHNGAGELAGECKRLNEATTMLRSLTNCAKLCHAIKNVALRFVTFVLLVKSVNHFSEPTTDPGLLLAVVAEMEKFTPIFSISLDQFQSEAGWTFCDHIADTALMPLLEQVTVADTFFVEQVLASRIVEHGCIKNEQLFDVLIDANFSVCLKVFQLFPTLDHLLRRKISGIVHSTISSIKVGSKTNVPIPHKTFTLLAEMFHLNSAQHLSTELDSELNLLRLHLEEIVSERLQCFDYAQASAKETIQLTHLIAAQGDFDRTVHRFFASVSLKELETSFGRYQSEQPPSIDQLYVMIAEIYLHCRQRSPSYSKMFTSEACWSKLINLLDVGNIHVLTVVIDILQTDGEKIGSDWYDDEALLPVVDRCYSEILNYRKSDHFMRLMEKFVRMLFQPYVGCRPETIEREEITISCFVTGYVGKLLEQASTIGGLANVVYESMYRLPVELLLDWLGFDKLLLQGIIFGEVPKREQKLESDVIDACGVPLPFKQHSRHHLAQADARVRVLCVLVLYRIASTNHPVAVLFLLKVERMLIERFAQLTKAKERYYADSITHRQKLRIVQALCVVLKLTGTQPYPVLNAMLYETNQPNINYLFELIVADSTIDTLTVWNTLRNEQVKVSGIQSVFVILWLRCCREQALDEQYINLLLPWTMAQNFSTRLYAQITIKKLLERFAQHNRGPLRQIYDAVNSYLRQGNVERNIERCMKDFRFGGVLDGHNLLTLANVFHNIPKVSDAPAEDVVGMDVLLECIQAHDGGCGAKNLGQVLEFQTLPAEKRETLFLAQSFGGSDFVQRKIVPLKSLEPNPELLLGLPQHLCAKKMDCTDGLIVVASLVNRAPNLGGLARTGEIFAIKQLVINSLQDIGNKEFQALSMTAEKWLKIGELKTHRVVEYLREMKEKGYAVVGAEQTTGSKPIHRLQFPKKSVLVLGHEKNGLPAEIIRHLDLIGEIPQFGVVRSLNVHVTGAIFMWEYAKQHHVVATDC
- the LOC121593259 gene encoding uncharacterized protein LOC121593259 isoform X1 — protein: MGFRTKFVQDLCTTDTEIYEQLLQFALNEHIFLQNVQNLRKLSLEALVYVLLMKQRGKLPDVMLSGEKFSLKTIMSLIQQNHLRLQGDSETSRWILSALALTVLTANDSEAVHSELDMFVKRFDHELHEIPLYYDVLQTFLILAKEDAELMPHCCQLNGEQMVRRLTSESKTIRMKALACLQTLLEFNSNLSGKWLCVLQSPNLMIENKVFLLFQLLETLLRTGGKEADIQHTLQLDHVWRLVIEGITTKDAVCRKETLATVQHAIGYAQQCELDLAGQYFSWSQDTSAQLTNAWQSFVTIVEALNESQTHLILPALEMIEKVQPLHVAWSNVLLRLILLHENGRVVNYGLNYFLQHRSFDPTETELEKQFLEAFNRAALLENVQEMITKLSAYYGKRETFAYLVQTLPEIEWKSVQYYCLVRVIHNGAGELAGECKRLNEATTMLRSLTNCAKLCHAIKNVALRFVTFVLLVKSVNHFSEPTTDPGLLLAVVAEMEKFTPIFSISLDQFQSEAGWTFCDHIADTALMPLLEQVTVADTFFVEQVLASRIVEHGCIKNEQLFDVLIDANFSVCLKVFQLFPTLDHLLRRKISGIVHSTISSIKVGSKTNVPIPHKTFTLLAEMFHLNSAQHLSTELDSELNLLRLHLEEIVSERLQCFDYAQASAKETIQLTHLIAAQGDFDRTVHRFFASVSLKELETSFGRYQSEQPPSIDQLYVMIAEIYLHCRQRSPSYSKMFTSEACWSKLINLLDVGNIHVLTVVIDILQTDGEKIGSDWYDDEALLPVVDRCYSEILNYRKSDHFMRLMEKFVRMLFQPYVGCRPETIEREEITISCFVTGYVGKLLEQASTIGGLANVVYESMYRLPVELLLDWLGFDKLLLQGIIFGEVPKREQKLESDVIDACGVPLPFKQHSRHHLAQADARVRVLCVLVLYRIASTNHPVAVLFLLKVERMLIERFAQLTKAKERYYADSITHRQKLRIVQALCVVLKLTGTQPYPVLNAMLYETNQPNINYLFELIVADSTIDTLTVWNTLRNEQVKVSGIQSVFVILWLRCCREQALDEQYINLLLPWTMAQNFSTRLYAQITIKKLLERFAQHNRGPLRQIYDAVNSYLRQGNVERNIERCMKDFRFGGVLDGHNLLTLANVFHNIPKVSDAPAEDVVGMDVLLECIQAHDGGCGAKNLGQVLEFQTLPAEKRETLFLAQSFGGSDFVQRKIVPLKSLEPNPELLLGLPQHLCAKKMDCTDGLIVVASLVNRAPNLGGLARTGEIFAIKQLVINSLQDIGNKEFQALSMTAEKWLKIGELKTHRVVEYLREMKEKGYAVVGAEQTTGSKPIHRLQFPKKSVLVLGHEKNGLPAEIIRHLDLIGEIPQFGVVRSLNVHVTGAIFMWEYAKQHHVVATDC